A single region of the Bacteroides luhongzhouii genome encodes:
- a CDS encoding TatD family hydrolase, with the protein MKKNVTDILDIHTHKLEADSLGKSIINYPLLADSSLYIPLAGEVEVDRGYYCSAGIHPWELTEHNAGQLLDYLKRQLRRKQLVAVGEAGLDKLAAVPVELQLAVFKEQVKLSEKCDLPLIIHCVKAMDELLAVKKEFHPQQAWIWHGFRGKPEQAMQLLRKGFYLSFGEYYPDETMQTVPDERLFLETDNSSLDIEDILCRAAKVRGVEVEVLRETIRRNIQNVFFRA; encoded by the coding sequence ATGAAAAAGAATGTGACTGACATTTTGGACATTCATACTCATAAACTGGAGGCTGATTCCTTGGGAAAATCCATCATCAATTATCCGTTGTTGGCGGACTCTTCATTGTATATACCTCTCGCAGGAGAGGTAGAAGTGGATAGGGGATATTATTGTTCTGCCGGCATTCATCCCTGGGAGTTGACAGAACATAATGCCGGACAGCTATTGGATTATCTTAAGCGGCAGTTGCGGAGAAAACAGCTTGTAGCCGTAGGAGAGGCGGGGCTGGATAAATTGGCAGCAGTTCCGGTAGAACTTCAGTTAGCCGTGTTTAAGGAACAGGTAAAATTATCGGAAAAGTGCGATTTGCCGTTGATTATCCACTGCGTGAAAGCAATGGACGAACTGTTGGCAGTGAAAAAAGAATTTCATCCTCAACAAGCTTGGATATGGCATGGTTTTCGTGGGAAACCGGAGCAGGCGATGCAGTTGTTGAGAAAGGGTTTTTATCTCTCTTTTGGAGAATATTATCCTGATGAAACAATGCAGACAGTACCCGACGAACGGTTGTTTCTGGAAACGGACAACAGTTCGCTTGATATTGAAGATATCCTGTGTCGGGCAGCCAAAGTGCGTGGGGTAGAAGTGGAAGTGTTGCGTGAGACGATCCGCCGAAATATTCAAAATGTCTTTTTTAGGGCGTAA
- the tyrS gene encoding tyrosine--tRNA ligase, with protein sequence MNFVEELRWRGMLQDIMPGTEELLSKEQVTAYLGIDPTADSLHIGHLCGVMILRHFQRCGHKPLALIGGATGMIGDPSGKSAERNLLNEETLRHNQACIKKQLAKFLDFESDVPNRAELVNNYDWMKDFTFLDFAREVGKHITVNYMMAKDSVKRRLNGEARDGLSFTEFTYQLLQGYDFLHLYETKGCKLQMGGSDQWGNITTGAELIRRTNGGEVFALTCPLITKADGGKFGKTESGNIWLDPRYTSPYKFYQFWLNVSDSDAERYIKIFTSIEKEEIEALIAEHQTAPHLRLLQKRLAREVTVMVHSEDDYNAAVDASNILFGNATSEALRKLDEDTLLAVFEGVPQFEISRDALAEGVKAVDLFVDNAAVFASKGEMRKLVQGGGVSLNKEKLTAFDQVITTADLLDEKYLLVQRGKKNYYLLIAK encoded by the coding sequence ATGAATTTTGTAGAAGAATTGAGATGGCGTGGCATGTTGCAGGACATCATGCCGGGAACAGAAGAGTTGTTAAGCAAAGAGCAGGTGACTGCCTATTTGGGTATCGACCCGACTGCCGATTCGCTACACATTGGTCACCTTTGTGGAGTGATGATCCTTCGTCATTTCCAACGCTGCGGTCATAAGCCGTTGGCACTGATCGGTGGCGCTACAGGTATGATTGGAGACCCTTCCGGAAAATCAGCAGAACGTAACCTGCTGAACGAGGAAACATTGCGTCACAATCAGGCGTGTATCAAGAAACAGCTTGCCAAGTTCCTCGACTTCGAGTCGGATGTGCCTAACCGTGCCGAACTGGTGAACAATTATGACTGGATGAAAGATTTCACTTTCCTCGATTTTGCTCGCGAAGTAGGTAAGCACATTACTGTGAACTATATGATGGCAAAAGACTCTGTAAAACGCCGTCTGAATGGTGAAGCGCGTGATGGATTGTCATTTACCGAGTTCACTTATCAGTTGCTTCAAGGATATGACTTCCTTCATTTGTATGAAACGAAGGGCTGTAAGCTTCAGATGGGTGGTTCCGACCAATGGGGAAACATCACTACCGGTGCCGAATTGATCCGCCGTACCAATGGGGGAGAGGTGTTCGCATTGACTTGCCCGCTGATTACAAAAGCTGATGGTGGTAAGTTTGGTAAGACAGAATCCGGAAATATCTGGCTGGACCCTCGTTATACTTCACCTTACAAATTCTATCAGTTCTGGCTGAATGTAAGCGACTCCGATGCCGAACGTTACATCAAAATCTTCACTTCTATCGAAAAAGAAGAAATTGAAGCGTTGATTGCCGAGCATCAGACAGCTCCGCATTTGCGTCTCCTTCAGAAACGTCTGGCTAGGGAAGTGACTGTGATGGTTCACTCTGAAGATGATTATAACGCAGCAGTAGACGCGTCGAACATATTGTTCGGTAATGCGACTTCGGAAGCTTTACGTAAACTGGATGAAGATACTCTTCTTGCTGTATTCGAAGGAGTACCTCAATTTGAGATTTCACGTGACGCATTGGCAGAAGGAGTGAAGGCTGTCGATCTATTCGTTGATAATGCGGCCGTATTTGCGTCGAAAGGTGAAATGCGTAAGTTGGTTCAGGGCGGCGGCGTTTCGTTGAACAAAGAGAAGCTAACGGCCTTTGATCAGGTCATCACAACTGCTGACCTGCTTGATGAGAAATATCTGCTTGTTCAGCGCGGTAAAAAGAATTATTATTTGCTGATTGCAAAGTAA
- the kduI gene encoding 5-dehydro-4-deoxy-D-glucuronate isomerase, translating into MKTNYEIRYAAHPEDAKSYDTTRIRRDFLIEKIFVPNEVNMVYSMYDRMVVGGALPVGEVLALEAIDPLKAPFFLTRREMGIYNVGGPGIVKAGDAEFELDYKEALYLGSGDREVTFESKDAAHPAKFYFNSLTAHRNYPDRKVTKADAVVAEMGSLEGSNHRNINKMLVNQVLPTCQLQMGMTELAPGSVWNTMPAHVHSRRMEAYFYFEIPEDHAICHFMGEVGETRHVWMKGDQAVLSPEWSIHSAAATHNYTFIWGMGGENLDYGDQDFSLITDLK; encoded by the coding sequence ATGAAAACGAACTATGAAATTCGCTATGCTGCGCATCCTGAAGATGCAAAAAGTTATGATACTACAAGAATTCGTAGAGATTTCTTAATCGAAAAGATATTTGTCCCCAATGAAGTGAATATGGTATATTCCATGTACGACCGTATGGTGGTAGGTGGTGCGCTGCCGGTAGGAGAGGTGCTGGCGCTTGAAGCAATCGATCCGCTGAAAGCTCCGTTCTTCCTCACTCGTCGCGAAATGGGTATCTACAATGTCGGCGGTCCCGGTATTGTGAAAGCAGGCGACGCGGAGTTCGAACTGGACTATAAAGAAGCTCTTTATCTGGGTTCGGGTGATCGTGAAGTGACTTTCGAAAGCAAAGACGCAGCCCATCCTGCCAAATTCTACTTCAACTCACTGACTGCACATCGCAACTATCCCGACCGCAAGGTGACGAAAGCCGATGCCGTAGTAGCCGAAATGGGTTCTTTGGAAGGCTCCAACCACCGTAATATCAATAAGATGCTGGTGAATCAGGTGTTACCCACCTGCCAGTTGCAGATGGGCATGACGGAACTGGCTCCGGGAAGTGTATGGAACACGATGCCGGCCCACGTACACAGCCGTCGTATGGAAGCTTACTTCTATTTCGAGATTCCCGAAGATCATGCTATCTGCCACTTTATGGGTGAGGTAGGCGAAACACGTCACGTATGGATGAAAGGCGATCAGGCAGTTCTTTCACCCGAATGGTCCATCCACTCGGCTGCTGCTACCCACAACTATACTTTTATCTGGGGAATGGGTGGTGAGAACCTCGACTATGGCGATCAGGACTTCTCATTGATTACAGACTTGAAATAA
- a CDS encoding gluconate 5-dehydrogenase: MNQYLNFSLEGKVALVTGASYGIGFAIASAFAEQGATVCFNDINQELVDKGMAAYAEKGIKAHGYVCDVTDEPAVQAMVATIAKEVGTIDILVNNAGIIRRVPMHEMDAADFRRVIDIDLNAPFIVAKAVLPAMMEKRAGKIINICSMMSELGRETVSAYAAAKGGLKMLTRNICSEYGEYNIQCNGIGPGYIATPQTAPLREKQADGSRHPFDSFICAKTPAGRWLDPEELTGPAVFLASEASNAVNGHVLYVDGGILAYIGKQPK; the protein is encoded by the coding sequence ATGAATCAGTATTTGAATTTTTCTTTGGAAGGTAAAGTAGCGCTCGTTACAGGTGCTTCTTATGGTATCGGTTTTGCTATTGCTTCTGCATTCGCAGAACAAGGTGCAACTGTTTGTTTTAACGACATCAATCAAGAGTTGGTAGACAAAGGAATGGCAGCTTATGCAGAAAAAGGTATCAAAGCTCACGGTTATGTATGCGACGTGACAGACGAACCGGCTGTTCAAGCTATGGTGGCTACGATTGCCAAAGAAGTAGGTACAATTGATATCCTTGTAAATAACGCAGGTATTATCCGTCGTGTTCCTATGCACGAGATGGATGCTGCTGATTTCCGTCGTGTAATCGACATCGACTTGAATGCTCCGTTCATCGTTGCTAAGGCTGTTCTGCCTGCTATGATGGAAAAACGTGCAGGTAAGATCATCAACATCTGCTCTATGATGTCCGAACTGGGTCGTGAAACTGTATCCGCTTATGCTGCCGCTAAGGGTGGTCTGAAGATGCTGACTCGCAATATCTGCTCTGAATATGGTGAATACAACATTCAGTGTAACGGTATCGGCCCGGGTTACATCGCTACTCCGCAAACTGCTCCTCTTCGTGAGAAACAAGCAGATGGAAGCCGTCACCCATTCGATTCATTCATCTGCGCCAAGACTCCTGCCGGTCGTTGGTTGGATCCTGAAGAACTGACAGGCCCTGCCGTGTTCCTTGCTTCTGAAGCTTCTAACGCTGTCAACGGCCACGTTCTTTATGTAGATGGTGGTATCCTTGCTTATATCGGAAAACAGCCGAAATAA
- a CDS encoding DUF4861 domain-containing protein codes for MKKILILFAVALIVFASCADSKQSMTITVTNPLALERVGEMVEVPMSDVVAKLKLADTAQIVVLDVDGQQVPYQVTYDEKVVFPVAVEANGTAIYTIQPGTPAPFDVVACGKYYPERLDDVAWENDLGGFRAYGPALQARGERGFGYDLFTKYNTTEPILESLYAEELNPEKRAKIAELKKTDPKAASELHNAISYHIDHGYGMDCYAVGPTLGAGVAALMAGDTIIYPYCYRTQEILDNGPLRFTVKLEFNPLVVRGDSNVVETRVISLDAGSYLNKTIVSYTNLKEAMPVTTGLVLREPDGATVADAANGYITYVDPTTDRSGANGKIFVGAAFPAQVKEAKVVLLSEKEKKERGGADGHVLAVSEYEPGSEYTYYWGSAWDKAAIKTPDAWNKYMAEYAQKLRTPLTVVY; via the coding sequence ATGAAAAAGATATTAATTCTGTTTGCTGTAGCCTTGATAGTGTTTGCTTCTTGTGCCGACAGTAAACAGTCAATGACAATCACAGTGACCAATCCGTTGGCTCTTGAACGGGTGGGAGAGATGGTTGAAGTGCCGATGAGCGATGTTGTTGCCAAGTTGAAACTGGCAGATACAGCGCAGATTGTAGTGCTTGATGTTGACGGTCAGCAAGTGCCTTATCAGGTGACGTATGACGAAAAGGTTGTTTTCCCCGTTGCAGTAGAAGCGAACGGGACGGCTATTTATACTATTCAACCGGGTACACCGGCACCTTTCGATGTCGTTGCTTGCGGTAAATATTATCCCGAACGTCTGGACGACGTTGCCTGGGAGAATGATCTTGGCGGATTCCGTGCGTATGGTCCTGCTTTGCAAGCCCGCGGAGAGCGTGGTTTCGGCTACGACCTTTTCACGAAGTACAACACAACAGAGCCGATTCTGGAATCTCTCTATGCTGAAGAACTGAATCCTGAAAAGCGTGCCAAGATAGCTGAATTGAAAAAGACAGATCCTAAAGCCGCTTCCGAACTGCACAACGCTATCTCTTACCATATTGATCACGGATATGGCATGGATTGCTATGCCGTAGGACCTACGTTGGGTGCCGGTGTTGCTGCTCTGATGGCGGGTGACACTATTATTTATCCATATTGCTATCGTACACAGGAAATTCTTGATAATGGCCCGTTGCGTTTCACGGTGAAGCTGGAATTTAATCCGCTGGTAGTCCGTGGAGACTCAAATGTAGTGGAAACACGTGTGATCTCTCTGGATGCAGGTTCTTATCTCAACAAAACGATTGTTTCATATACCAATCTGAAAGAAGCAATGCCGGTGACTACCGGACTTGTGTTGCGTGAACCGGACGGTGCGACTGTGGCAGATGCTGCCAATGGTTATATCACTTACGTAGATCCTACAACAGATCGTAGTGGTGCAAACGGCAAGATATTTGTCGGTGCTGCATTTCCTGCACAGGTGAAAGAAGCGAAAGTGGTTCTTCTTTCTGAAAAGGAAAAGAAAGAACGCGGCGGAGCCGACGGTCACGTATTGGCTGTCAGCGAATATGAGCCGGGTTCTGAATATACTTATTACTGGGGTTCTGCCTGGGATAAGGC